AGGCGGTCGGCCTGATAGACCGGCTGCAAGCGGCCGTGGCGGGCGTCGTCCAGCAGGCGTTCCCAAACCAGTTCGGCCTCGCCGACCACCACGGAATCGGCGTGGCGGCGGGTTTCCTCGGTGAACAGCGTGGGGTGAAAGCCGCCCAGCACGACCTTCTTGCCGTTTTCGCGGAAACGCCGGGCGATTTCGTATCCGCGTTGCGAATGCAGCGTCGTCAGCGTGATGCCGACCAAATCGTAATCTCCTTGATAGTCGATTTCGTCGGTGTACTCGTTGGCGATTTCGATCTGCCAGTCGCGCGGCGTCATGCCGGCGAGCAGGTAGACGGACAGGGGGATCAAAAACGCTTTTTTTCGGCGGAGCGGCGTTCCATCGTCCTGCAATTGCGCCGCGCTGACCAAGAGCAGTTTCATCGATGCTCTCCCCATGCGATTGAAATGCATTGTCGTAAAGATAACAGAAATCGCCCCGCGGGTATAGGCGAAAGAGGCCTGTGGCGGTAGGACGAAGGGCCGTTTATTTGCCGACGGCCCGCTCCAACCGGGCGTGCGAGAGGTTCAGGTTGTAAAGGCTTTGCGCCAGGCCCAACCGGGCCAGGGTGACGCGGTTGCGGGCGTCGGTCATTTCCAATCGGGTGCCCAGGCCGTTGTCGAAGCGGATCGCCGACAGTTTGTAGGCCTGTTCGGCCACTTCGAGCGATTTGCGACTGGCGTCCACGATGCCTTCCTGGACCTTGGTTTCGTCGAACAGGCGGGAAATTTCCAAATCGATCGCGCGCGCGGTCTGCTGGTACTGCAATTTGGCGGTGCCGCGCTTGGCGGCCATTTGCTTCATCTGCCCGTAGGAGCGCAGGCCATCGAACAGCGGCACGTGCAGCGAGACGCCGAAGGAGAGCGTCGGCAGCATCTGGTCGTCGGGGTTTTCCGGATAAATCTGCTTGTCGGTGCCCCCCGAATAGGCGTAGGTGCCGTTGGCCTTCAGCGTGGGAAAGTACATCGCGCGGGAGATCTTGTAGGAGTAGTCGTACATTTCCTCTTGCAGTTGCAGGGCGCGCAGTTCCGCCCGCTGAATCTTGGCTTCGTTGAGCAGGGCGCCCTTCGTCGCGTCCAGCGTCCGGTAACTCAATTCGCCGGTGATTTCCACCTCGCGATCCAGCGGTTCGCCGATTGTGAAGAGCAGCGCCTGCAGGGCGGTCTGATATTGGCTTTGCGCCCGCAATAATTCCGGTTTGGCCGCCGCCAATTCGGATTCCACGAGGAGCAGATCGAATTTGCTCAATACGCCTTGCTGGGTTTTCGCGGCGGTGACGTCATAGGTTTCCTGGGTCAGTTGCAGATTCGATTCGGCGACCTTGACCGCTTCCCGCGCGAACAGGACGCCGAGGTAGGATTCTTTCGTCTGCGCGACCAGATCCTGCTGGGTGATCTGTTTTTGCTGTTTGGCCAGGTCGGTGTAGACGCCACCCAGGCGGATCGCGTTGGTCACCTTGCCGAAGGTGAACAGGTTTTGCTCGGCGACCAGCCGGAAATCCCATTCGTGACTGTTGTAGAAATAGGATTTCGTCGGCGAAAGCGGCGGCGCGTTGAATTGCGCGAGGATCGGGTTGAGGAAGGTCATGTCCACCATCGTGTACGGCCGTTCCAGATAGCGGGTGTAGCTTGCGTTGCCGCTGATTTGCGGGAAGGCGTCGGCGGCGTAATAGGTGTAAGAGCCTTCCGCCTCGTCGATGGCCTGGTCGGCGATGCGCATCTGCTCGTTGTGGGCGAGGGCCAACTCAATCGCCTTTTCCATGCTGAGCTTGACGATCGCGGCCGTCGGCGGCTGGTCGTTGTTCTTCGCCTCTTGCGCCCGGCCGGATTGGGGCAGGATCAAAGCGTTCAGAATAATCAGCGAAAGCAGAATCGTTTTGCGCATGAAAATATCCTCATCACCCGGTGCATCGGTTGGATAGACAATAATCGCTTGCGGGGGCGAGTCAAGAAGGGAAATGACGGCCGGCGACGATTCTACTTTCCGGCCAATAACGGGTTGCTCGGCGGCGGCGCGATGCCGGAACAGAGCCAGGGCCCGCCCGTGGTTCGACAGGCGATTGCGCCGTCGCGGTCAGTGCGCCAGAGCCGGACGCCGGCGGCCGTCCACTGCGCGACCACCTCCGGGTTGGGAAGTTTGTAGGGATTCTGAAACCCGACCGGCAGCAACGCGTCGCCGGCTCCGAGGCGTTCGATCAGTTCGGGAACAAGGCTGGTCAGCGAGCCGTGGTGCGGCACCTGGACGACCTCGGCCCGGAGGTCGCGCCCGGTGGCCAGGAGCGCGGTTTCGGCCTCCCGCGCCATGTCGGCGAGGATCAACGCGGAACGATCACGCCAGCGGACGCGAAAGGCCAGGGAACGATCGTTCAGGTCCCAATTTGGTGGCGCGTCCGGCGGCGGGTTCAGGATTTCCAGAGTCAGCGGACCGAGCGCGACGGGCGTGGGATCGGCCTGGCGCTCGACGACCGGGAGGCCCCTGGCGCGCGCTTGATCGATGGCCAATAAATAGGGCCCCGTGTCGCGATAAGCCCGGTCCAAGGGCAGAACCCAGATTTCACCGATGGGGATTTTCTCCAATAACGGCAGTAGGCCCCGAAAATGATCCGGATGTGGGTGGGTGAAGATCAGCAGGTCGATCCGGCGCAACCGGTTGGCCGACAGAAACGACCGCACCGTCTGACCGCGCGGTTCGACGCCGCCGTCCACCAGAATGGTTTTTCCCTCGGGACCGCGAACCAGAATCGACATACCCTGGCCGACGTCCAACATCGTAAACGTCAATTCCTGGCGCTGCTCGCGGTACCGGCTCTGCAACGGCGGAATCGCGATCAACAAGCCGAGCGCGACCAGCGCCGCCGCTCTCGCCCGCCGGTCGCCGAGTAGCGGCACGGTGAAAATCAACAGGAAAAAGGCGGCCATTTCCAACCAGGTCGGCCGGCCGAGAAACCACATACGGCAGCCGAGGCGTTCGAACAGCAAGCCCATGCCGTAAACCTGATCGGCCGCGTACCAGGCCGCCGTCCAGAGCCAATGCGCGACGGCCGGATGAATGAAAACGAACAGGGCGCCCAGCAGGCACAGCGGCACGACGAACAGGCCGTAGATGGGAATCGCCGCCAGGTTGGCCACCAAGGCGACCGGCGAGATTTCGCCGAAGTGCCACAAGCAGATCGGCACCGTGGCGAGATACGCGGCGGCGGACAGAAAAAAGCTGGTCACCAGACCGGTGCGCAGCCGGTCGACCCACGGCGTGGCCGTCAACCGGTCCAGGTCCGCCCGTTGTTTGAGGATCAGCATGGGAAGCCGGCGCCAGTGAATCATCCCCCAGATCGAGGCGAAACTGAGCTGAAAGCCGACCTGCCACAGCGCTTCGGGAAAACAGAGCAACGTC
This region of Myxococcales bacterium genomic DNA includes:
- a CDS encoding DNA internalization-related competence protein ComEC/Rec2, with amino-acid sequence MIRRPLVAGAMALAAGLLVGRWLDPPVTPALLLLALAAFGIPAAQLRQKLFWRNVALTLGLFAAGLLRIHAIVAPAPPANHVSHWVHGGRMEMEGIVEESPTRYRDGGGALIVRLTKIAPQKDRWTRATGKMKVLVGRNLPPVAKNDPVRFATEIEYIASPRTPGVDDRDWTAAGERLYVHGRVFDGDRLDKINPSDRRSFDFLEAIRTRIRQRADTEPDNRGWLAEAMVLGEQSLIDPNIQAAYSLLGVGHLLVISGTHITAIAGMLFTLFWYLFSRFPAFGLRFNVPRLAALIASPAVVGYTIVAGGATTIWRASVMFLILLFSIFLGRRRDPLNSLAAAFILTLLCFPEALWQVGFQLSFASIWGMIHWRRLPMLILKQRADLDRLTATPWVDRLRTGLVTSFFLSAAAYLATVPICLWHFGEISPVALVANLAAIPIYGLFVVPLCLLGALFVFIHPAVAHWLWTAAWYAADQVYGMGLLFERLGCRMWFLGRPTWLEMAAFFLLIFTVPLLGDRRARAAALVALGLLIAIPPLQSRYREQRQELTFTMLDVGQGMSILVRGPEGKTILVDGGVEPRGQTVRSFLSANRLRRIDLLIFTHPHPDHFRGLLPLLEKIPIGEIWVLPLDRAYRDTGPYLLAIDQARARGLPVVERQADPTPVALGPLTLEILNPPPDAPPNWDLNDRSLAFRVRWRDRSALILADMAREAETALLATGRDLRAEVVQVPHHGSLTSLVPELIERLGAGDALLPVGFQNPYKLPNPEVVAQWTAAGVRLWRTDRDGAIACRTTGGPWLCSGIAPPPSNPLLAGK
- a CDS encoding TolC family protein, with amino-acid sequence MRKTILLSLIILNALILPQSGRAQEAKNNDQPPTAAIVKLSMEKAIELALAHNEQMRIADQAIDEAEGSYTYYAADAFPQISGNASYTRYLERPYTMVDMTFLNPILAQFNAPPLSPTKSYFYNSHEWDFRLVAEQNLFTFGKVTNAIRLGGVYTDLAKQQKQITQQDLVAQTKESYLGVLFAREAVKVAESNLQLTQETYDVTAAKTQQGVLSKFDLLLVESELAAAKPELLRAQSQYQTALQALLFTIGEPLDREVEITGELSYRTLDATKGALLNEAKIQRAELRALQLQEEMYDYSYKISRAMYFPTLKANGTYAYSGGTDKQIYPENPDDQMLPTLSFGVSLHVPLFDGLRSYGQMKQMAAKRGTAKLQYQQTARAIDLEISRLFDETKVQEGIVDASRKSLEVAEQAYKLSAIRFDNGLGTRLEMTDARNRVTLARLGLAQSLYNLNLSHARLERAVGK